A genomic segment from Neobacillus sp. YX16 encodes:
- a CDS encoding sodium:solute symporter family protein, which yields MNAALLVILFFLGLCIWLGLQARKGKEMNMEQWSVGGRGFGSLLMFFLLAGEMFTTYTFLGASGGAYRSGMPPALYAFNCFYFVIAYWLLPPIWKYAKENKVISQSDFYEKKYNSQALGILVAIISVVAVIPYLVMQLKGLGIIVSEASYGSISPQMAIVVAVIAVTIYVTVSGMHGAAWTAIIKDILILGVMVFMGFYFPFHYYGGIEPMFEAIDTAKTGFLIFPEQGLSISWFVSATIMTALAFYMFPHMMAGIFSAKSGKSLRINAGVMPIYQIIIVFSLIIGFSGVLQVPDLKGPDTDLALFKMAKLSFDPWFVGVIGAAGAMAALIPSSLVLTAVSTILSKNIYKAWKPNTTDQQMARMAKRFVPIIALVTLFFTFNGGESILTLYLMSYSFMVQLFPALFFSLWKRNPVTVQGAFAGMIVGSIIVIYSTITEMSLATLFPSFPNVIKDLDLGLAVLMINVAVTLGVSVVTKKTAAKVDNDTKLVI from the coding sequence ATGAACGCAGCCCTTCTCGTCATCCTTTTTTTCCTGGGATTGTGTATTTGGTTAGGTTTGCAAGCTCGAAAAGGGAAAGAAATGAATATGGAGCAGTGGTCTGTCGGGGGACGGGGTTTTGGAAGTCTTTTGATGTTCTTTTTATTAGCGGGTGAGATGTTTACTACCTATACATTCCTAGGAGCAAGCGGTGGTGCTTATCGATCCGGCATGCCTCCCGCCCTATACGCTTTCAATTGCTTCTACTTTGTAATCGCTTACTGGCTGCTGCCACCTATTTGGAAGTATGCGAAGGAAAATAAAGTCATATCCCAATCAGATTTTTACGAGAAAAAGTATAACAGTCAGGCACTTGGTATTCTCGTCGCGATCATAAGTGTTGTTGCCGTTATCCCATACTTAGTGATGCAGTTAAAAGGATTAGGAATTATTGTATCGGAAGCGTCCTACGGTTCTATCTCTCCTCAGATGGCCATCGTCGTAGCGGTTATTGCTGTTACCATTTATGTAACGGTATCTGGGATGCACGGAGCCGCATGGACAGCCATTATTAAAGATATCTTGATCTTAGGTGTTATGGTCTTTATGGGGTTCTATTTCCCTTTTCATTATTACGGCGGCATAGAGCCGATGTTTGAAGCCATTGATACCGCCAAAACTGGATTTTTAATTTTCCCAGAACAAGGATTAAGCATTTCATGGTTTGTTTCGGCTACGATCATGACAGCACTGGCATTTTACATGTTTCCACATATGATGGCGGGGATATTCTCAGCTAAAAGTGGAAAATCACTGCGTATAAATGCAGGGGTCATGCCTATCTACCAGATTATTATCGTTTTTTCTTTGATTATCGGTTTTTCTGGTGTTTTACAAGTGCCAGATTTAAAGGGGCCAGATACAGATTTAGCCTTATTTAAAATGGCGAAATTGTCTTTCGACCCTTGGTTTGTCGGGGTCATTGGCGCAGCTGGAGCCATGGCCGCCCTTATCCCAAGTTCTTTGGTATTGACGGCGGTTTCAACGATTCTTTCTAAAAATATCTATAAAGCATGGAAACCGAACACAACAGATCAGCAGATGGCAAGGATGGCCAAAAGGTTTGTGCCTATTATAGCGTTGGTAACCCTTTTCTTTACCTTTAATGGAGGGGAATCGATTCTTACGCTATATCTTATGTCTTATAGCTTTATGGTTCAGTTATTTCCTGCTTTGTTTTTCAGCCTTTGGAAAAGGAACCCCGTTACCGTCCAAGGGGCCTTCGCTGGAATGATTGTTGGCAGTATCATCGTCATTTATTCAACGATTACAGAAATGTCACTTGCAACGTTATTCCCGTCATTCCCAAATGTCATTAAGGATTTAGATCTAGGATTAGCCGTGTTAATGATCAATGTTGCTGTAACGTTGGGAGTAAGTGTTGTAACGAAGAAAACGGCGGCTAAGGTGGATAATGACACTAAATTAGTAATCTAG
- a CDS encoding Glu/Leu/Phe/Val dehydrogenase dimerization domain-containing protein encodes MSKPYLIVEWNDTETDAQGWLVVHNFVKGYTGGGTRMHPTVTKEEVERLAHAMAYKYVASDSGTTGGCKAGIKYDYKAPDANAVLRRFLIAMMPYIDSGVSLGSDLGTKYEDVLQIFNEFGIDIPLTQSMKQNPAILQGIKDFDGLMKTRIDGLLLNDAVTGYGVAFSADEAWKFKKGKDGAKVVIQGFGCVGASCALKLSQLGYKIVGISDANLLVTCEEGLDIQNLIDHKNVYGEMDQDYFEPTYTVRPNSEWLDVDCDILIPCALEDVINKSNADTVKASLIVEAANIPVSSEGDEIIKQRGIDIVNDFVANLGAIRFYDAVIFGLVKPDPQAVMDDIEKLCRKNTHRLFSEAKKQNRYQRDVAYEIFKPEVSDLLEFTSMSEKEAVR; translated from the coding sequence ATGTCTAAACCATATTTAATTGTTGAGTGGAATGATACAGAAACAGACGCACAGGGGTGGCTTGTTGTTCATAATTTCGTGAAAGGATATACAGGCGGCGGTACGAGAATGCATCCGACAGTAACAAAAGAAGAGGTTGAAAGATTGGCCCACGCTATGGCTTATAAGTATGTAGCTAGTGACAGCGGAACGACCGGAGGATGTAAAGCTGGTATTAAGTATGATTATAAAGCTCCAGATGCTAATGCCGTCTTAAGAAGGTTTTTAATTGCCATGATGCCTTATATTGATAGCGGGGTATCTTTAGGAAGTGACTTGGGTACGAAGTACGAAGATGTACTGCAAATCTTTAACGAATTCGGCATCGACATCCCTCTAACCCAATCAATGAAACAAAATCCTGCGATTCTTCAAGGAATCAAGGATTTTGATGGACTGATGAAAACCAGAATTGATGGATTGCTTTTAAATGATGCTGTCACAGGATATGGTGTTGCCTTTTCAGCCGATGAAGCATGGAAGTTTAAAAAAGGTAAGGACGGCGCGAAGGTTGTTATCCAAGGCTTTGGTTGTGTAGGGGCAAGCTGTGCATTAAAACTGTCTCAATTAGGTTATAAAATCGTCGGAATTTCAGATGCGAACTTATTAGTCACCTGTGAAGAAGGATTGGATATTCAAAATCTTATTGACCATAAGAATGTATATGGAGAAATGGACCAAGATTATTTTGAACCAACCTATACGGTAAGGCCCAACTCTGAGTGGCTCGATGTGGATTGCGATATTCTTATCCCATGTGCATTAGAGGACGTGATCAACAAGTCTAATGCTGATACTGTTAAAGCGAGTTTGATTGTTGAGGCTGCTAATATACCAGTATCTTCCGAAGGAGATGAAATCATCAAACAAAGAGGAATTGATATCGTTAATGATTTTGTTGCGAACCTAGGGGCAATCAGATTTTATGACGCTGTTATTTTTGGACTGGTCAAACCAGACCCGCAGGCAGTGATGGATGATATTGAAAAGCTATGCCGAAAAAATACCCATCGACTATTTTCAGAAGCGAAGAAACAAAACCGATATCAGCGGGATGTTGCGTATGAAATTTTTAAACCTGAAGTCAGTGATTTATTAGAGTTTACAAGTATGTCTGAAAAGGAAGCCGTCAGATAA
- a CDS encoding aldehyde dehydrogenase family protein, whose translation MKELKHYINGQWVESSNPNKLDIINPATQKVIARASSATKEETEEAIKIAKRTFESGIWSDQSPQERAAVLLQIANLLQENFDELRDLEVENNGKTKREAESDVEEAVNTFRYYAGLLNVPNGQVYETSGNMQTLIIKEPMGVAGLIVPWNFPLLMSVWKIAPALAAGNSILLKPAEITPMTAVKLFELMDQSDLPKGAAALIMGDGPVVGQTIAESHDVDMVSFTGSTGVGRYIMQASAGNMKKVSLELGGKSPNIIFDDADLETAVDYSLFGIFMGSGQVCSSGSRILVQEGLYDEFVKKYIQKAKEIRVGPGNDEHSQMGAIVSEKHFKSILNYIQIGKEEGANLALGGNRIEGKGLEDGFFIEPTVFTNVTTDMRIVREEIFGPVVTIQRFIDEEEAIKIANDTEYGLAGAVFSTDQNKALRVIKKVRAGITWVNAYHLTTIQAPWGGHKQSGIGRSLGTYGLDEYQETKQININLDPKPIRWFD comes from the coding sequence ATAAAAGAGTTAAAACACTATATAAATGGGCAATGGGTAGAATCAAGTAACCCGAACAAACTTGATATTATTAATCCCGCTACACAGAAAGTCATTGCCAGGGCATCGAGCGCTACGAAGGAAGAAACAGAAGAGGCAATCAAAATAGCAAAAAGAACATTTGAAAGTGGTATATGGTCTGATCAATCCCCACAGGAGAGGGCGGCTGTTTTACTTCAGATTGCTAATCTATTACAGGAAAACTTTGATGAATTAAGAGATTTAGAAGTAGAGAATAACGGGAAAACGAAAAGAGAAGCAGAATCGGATGTTGAGGAGGCTGTGAATACATTTCGTTATTATGCAGGTCTGCTTAATGTGCCTAACGGCCAGGTTTATGAAACCTCCGGAAATATGCAGACATTGATCATTAAGGAACCGATGGGAGTTGCGGGATTAATTGTCCCTTGGAATTTCCCCTTATTGATGAGTGTATGGAAGATTGCACCGGCACTTGCGGCTGGTAATAGTATCCTTTTAAAACCGGCGGAAATTACTCCGATGACAGCAGTGAAATTGTTTGAACTGATGGATCAGTCCGATTTACCAAAGGGAGCAGCTGCCCTCATTATGGGAGATGGACCGGTGGTTGGCCAGACGATTGCTGAAAGCCATGATGTCGATATGGTTTCCTTTACTGGAAGCACAGGGGTCGGCCGCTATATCATGCAGGCCTCAGCCGGAAACATGAAAAAAGTATCCCTTGAGCTGGGAGGGAAATCTCCGAATATCATCTTTGATGATGCCGATTTGGAAACAGCCGTTGATTACTCTTTATTTGGCATTTTCATGGGATCTGGTCAAGTTTGTTCTTCTGGAAGCCGGATTCTTGTCCAAGAAGGACTCTACGATGAATTTGTTAAGAAATATATACAAAAGGCAAAAGAGATTCGAGTAGGTCCTGGAAATGATGAGCACTCCCAAATGGGGGCTATTGTAAGTGAAAAGCACTTTAAGAGCATTCTAAATTACATTCAGATTGGTAAAGAAGAAGGTGCGAACCTTGCTCTTGGCGGGAATAGAATCGAGGGTAAAGGTTTGGAAGATGGATTTTTCATTGAACCTACTGTCTTTACTAATGTAACAACGGATATGCGGATTGTCAGGGAAGAAATCTTTGGCCCTGTCGTTACCATCCAGAGATTCATAGATGAAGAGGAGGCCATCAAGATTGCCAATGACACAGAATATGGACTAGCAGGTGCTGTTTTCTCTACTGACCAAAACAAAGCCCTACGTGTCATCAAAAAGGTTCGTGCCGGCATCACTTGGGTAAACGCCTACCATCTTACAACTATCCAAGCTCCATGGGGCGGACACAAACAAAGCGGTATTGGCCGAAGCCTTGGCACGTATGGATTGGATGAATACCAGGAAACAAAACAGATTAACATAAATTTGGATCCAAAGCCTATTCGCTGGTTTGACTAG
- a CDS encoding amino acid permease, with the protein MKPEQGSQPKELKRSMKSRHLFMLSIGGVIGTGLFLGSGYAIGEAGPFGAITAYLFGGLLMYLVMVCLGELSVVMPVSGSFQAHAERFIGPASGFMIGWTYWLSWAIYVGLEFIAAGLLMARWFPDVPVWVWCAVFSLLLFGINALTTRSFAEMEYWFSAIKVVAVLFFIVVGGAAIFGLIPIQGQSAPYLSNFFGDGIFPTGFIGVFISVMTVVYAFMGSEIMGVAAGETEDPEKSIPKAIRSIIVRILLFYVLATFVLSAIVPWKQAGVLESPFVTVFDMTGIPYAADIMNFVILTAILSVGNTGLFACTRILFSLSQSGQAPRAFGKVNKRGVPMNALLVTLAFALLSLLTSVIAEETLFVVLLAISGVGGVVTWMAIAFAQYKFRKQYIAGGGKLADLKFKVPFFPLVPILCLIMCVGIVVFTAFDPAQRTSLYIGFGFVAACYVFYYFKFTRKKRDTSILTNGEPDKLVQ; encoded by the coding sequence ATGAAGCCAGAACAAGGAAGTCAACCAAAAGAATTAAAACGTTCGATGAAAAGCAGGCATTTATTTATGCTTTCTATAGGGGGAGTTATTGGAACGGGTCTTTTCCTAGGATCGGGGTATGCGATTGGCGAGGCCGGACCTTTCGGGGCTATTACCGCCTATTTATTCGGAGGCTTGCTCATGTACTTGGTTATGGTTTGTCTAGGGGAGCTATCCGTCGTCATGCCGGTTTCCGGTTCATTTCAGGCCCATGCAGAGCGGTTTATCGGCCCTGCCTCTGGGTTTATGATTGGCTGGACTTACTGGCTTAGCTGGGCCATATATGTAGGACTAGAGTTTATTGCAGCCGGATTGCTGATGGCCAGGTGGTTTCCAGATGTACCAGTATGGGTATGGTGTGCCGTTTTCTCCTTACTTTTATTCGGTATAAATGCCTTGACTACAAGAAGCTTTGCTGAGATGGAGTACTGGTTCTCTGCGATTAAAGTAGTAGCTGTTCTCTTTTTTATTGTCGTTGGCGGGGCAGCGATTTTCGGTTTGATTCCTATACAGGGACAATCGGCCCCCTACCTTTCAAACTTTTTCGGTGACGGAATATTTCCAACAGGTTTCATCGGCGTCTTTATATCCGTGATGACAGTCGTTTATGCCTTTATGGGTTCGGAAATTATGGGAGTTGCAGCCGGTGAGACAGAGGATCCCGAAAAGAGTATCCCAAAAGCAATCCGGAGTATCATCGTCCGTATTTTACTTTTCTATGTACTGGCCACTTTTGTCTTATCAGCCATTGTTCCGTGGAAACAGGCGGGTGTGCTCGAAAGCCCATTTGTAACGGTATTCGATATGACAGGAATTCCTTATGCGGCTGATATTATGAACTTTGTTATATTAACAGCGATCCTTTCAGTGGGGAATACAGGTTTGTTTGCTTGTACGAGAATCCTTTTTTCACTTTCCCAAAGCGGACAGGCTCCGCGGGCATTCGGTAAGGTAAACAAACGCGGTGTTCCTATGAACGCCTTGCTTGTGACACTCGCCTTTGCTTTGCTTTCCTTGCTTACCAGTGTGATAGCAGAAGAAACATTATTTGTTGTCCTGCTTGCGATCAGTGGTGTTGGAGGGGTAGTTACGTGGATGGCCATTGCGTTTGCACAGTATAAATTCCGCAAACAGTATATTGCGGGTGGCGGAAAGCTTGCGGATTTGAAATTTAAAGTTCCTTTCTTCCCGCTGGTTCCAATTTTATGCCTTATCATGTGCGTAGGAATCGTCGTGTTTACTGCTTTCGATCCGGCACAGCGGACATCGCTTTATATAGGATTCGGCTTTGTTGCCGCTTGTTATGTTTTTTACTACTTTAAATTTACAAGAAAGAAAAGGGATACATCCATCCTAACAAATGGAGAGCCCGATAAACTAGTGCAATAG
- a CDS encoding DUF3311 domain-containing protein has protein sequence MKKKVYLLTLIPALGSLFVINKVEPYVLGLPFVLFWAICWVGLTSLFLIIANKLDPANKEEEV, from the coding sequence ATGAAGAAGAAGGTATATCTATTAACTTTAATACCAGCCTTGGGTTCACTTTTTGTCATTAATAAAGTGGAACCCTATGTACTTGGATTGCCATTTGTCCTGTTTTGGGCTATATGCTGGGTGGGCCTGACATCCTTGTTCTTGATCATTGCCAATAAGCTGGATCCAGCGAATAAGGAGGAAGAAGTATGA
- a CDS encoding aldehyde dehydrogenase family protein yields the protein MRHLNYINGQWKEPTTNEYKENLNPHNGEGLGEFPSSAAADVQDAVAAAKNAFPAWKKLSIQQRAAYLQKAAVILKENIEEIGRDLIKEEGKAFSEGMGEANRAVSILEYFAAEARQPIGDVIPSASEKTFLYTTRTPLGPIGLITPWNFPIAIPVWKMAPALIYGNTVVIKPADLTPKSVCHVMKAFDEAGLPAGVLNCVFGRGSVIGNELVNHPDIKAISFTGSNQVGRQIQKQAVEHGKKVQMEMGGKNPLVVLNDADLERAVDIAVNGAFKSIGQKCTATSRVIVEEGIYESFRDRLVKRTKELTIGNPLHEGTVIGPAVSKAQLDGVLKMIETGKSEATLLCGGEIPEEEELKNGFYVKPTIFENMPKDARIAREEIFGPVLALFKVKDYEEAVEMANDTEFGLSAAICTNNLTLARRFVEDAEVGLVHVNSETSGAEPQMPFGGVKNSSSGNREQGKAAIEFYTEVKTVYMDPM from the coding sequence ATGCGCCATTTGAATTACATTAACGGCCAATGGAAAGAACCAACTACAAATGAATATAAAGAGAATCTTAATCCACATAATGGAGAAGGCTTGGGGGAATTCCCATCCAGTGCAGCAGCTGATGTTCAGGATGCTGTAGCTGCTGCAAAAAATGCTTTTCCTGCTTGGAAAAAACTCTCCATTCAACAAAGAGCAGCGTATTTACAAAAGGCTGCGGTAATTTTGAAAGAAAACATTGAGGAAATAGGACGGGATCTAATTAAGGAAGAGGGAAAAGCGTTTTCGGAAGGGATGGGGGAGGCGAATCGCGCGGTAAGCATCCTCGAATATTTTGCAGCTGAAGCACGGCAGCCGATTGGAGATGTCATTCCGTCCGCGAGTGAGAAAACATTTTTGTATACGACCCGTACACCCCTAGGTCCTATTGGGTTAATTACACCATGGAATTTTCCCATTGCCATTCCAGTATGGAAGATGGCACCAGCCCTTATATACGGAAATACAGTGGTGATTAAGCCTGCTGATTTAACACCGAAATCTGTCTGTCACGTGATGAAGGCTTTTGATGAAGCTGGTCTGCCAGCAGGTGTCCTGAATTGTGTATTTGGCAGAGGTTCTGTTATTGGGAATGAATTGGTGAACCATCCAGATATAAAAGCCATTTCTTTCACCGGTTCGAACCAAGTAGGACGGCAGATTCAAAAACAGGCTGTAGAACACGGAAAAAAGGTACAGATGGAAATGGGAGGAAAGAATCCGCTCGTTGTTCTCAATGATGCAGATCTTGAAAGAGCGGTTGATATAGCTGTAAACGGAGCATTTAAATCTATCGGTCAAAAATGTACAGCAACGAGCCGTGTGATTGTCGAAGAAGGGATTTACGAGTCATTCCGTGATAGGCTAGTAAAGCGTACGAAGGAATTAACCATTGGTAACCCGCTTCACGAGGGAACCGTTATCGGGCCGGCCGTATCAAAAGCACAGCTTGATGGGGTGCTCAAAATGATCGAAACGGGGAAATCAGAAGCAACACTGCTTTGCGGTGGAGAGATCCCGGAAGAGGAAGAATTAAAAAATGGTTTTTATGTAAAACCAACAATCTTTGAAAACATGCCTAAGGATGCTCGGATTGCCCGTGAGGAAATTTTCGGTCCAGTTCTTGCATTGTTTAAAGTGAAAGATTACGAGGAAGCAGTGGAAATGGCAAATGATACTGAATTTGGTCTTAGCGCAGCCATCTGCACAAACAATTTAACATTGGCCCGCCGTTTCGTTGAAGATGCGGAGGTAGGACTTGTACATGTGAACTCGGAAACTTCGGGAGCAGAACCACAAATGCCTTTTGGCGGAGTTAAAAATTCTAGTTCGGGCAATCGTGAACAAGGAAAAGCTGCTATTGAGTTTTATACAGAAGTAAAGACTGTTTATATGGATCCAATGTAA
- a CDS encoding DUF3870 domain-containing protein, whose amino-acid sequence MLNGRTIFIAGHARLPQGMAAKSVFDTLTITAEVDRKYGVIVEASCTLATEQGSDFIGRILKGVSLKDGVEGVIEEIETYYRGKATNALVAALKDLDLHFHQIKTEEKQKVL is encoded by the coding sequence ATGCTGAATGGAAGGACTATTTTTATTGCAGGTCACGCCCGTCTGCCGCAAGGAATGGCAGCAAAAAGTGTCTTCGATACGTTAACAATCACAGCTGAAGTCGATCGTAAATATGGCGTAATCGTAGAGGCGTCTTGTACTTTAGCAACTGAACAGGGGAGCGACTTTATTGGCCGTATATTAAAAGGCGTTAGTCTAAAAGATGGCGTGGAAGGTGTAATTGAAGAAATTGAAACCTATTACCGAGGCAAGGCGACAAATGCTCTTGTTGCGGCATTAAAGGATTTAGACCTCCATTTCCATCAAATAAAAACGGAAGAAAAGCAGAAGGTACTATAA
- the lhgO gene encoding L-2-hydroxyglutarate oxidase, whose amino-acid sequence MYDFAIVGGGIVGLSTGMAIYERFPNAKIVVMEKEPVVAEHQTGHNSGVIHSGIYYQPGSFKARFARQGSKSMTAFCQTHGIDHDICGKVIVATKQEEIPILENLYKRGLENELAIHRIGPDELKEIEPHVNGLGAIRVPMAGIVNYRQVSEKFAEIIRESGGEIRLNTKVEKMHEESDHVIIETNRGTLKAGMVINCAGLHSDRVALAAGYKTDMKILPFRGEYYKLKPEKRYLVKNLIYPVPNPKFPFLGVHFTRMISGEIDAGPNAVLSFKREGYRKTDFNAKDLLESLSFPGLWKMAGKFAKEGLDEYIRSFSKKQFTKSLQELIPEIQEDDLIPAPAGVRAQALRSDGNMVDDFHIIQGKRTIHVCNAPSPAATASIEIGKEVVNRIPEQTTIKEAIFV is encoded by the coding sequence ATGTATGATTTTGCAATAGTTGGCGGAGGCATTGTTGGTTTATCAACAGGGATGGCCATTTATGAGCGTTTTCCTAATGCGAAGATAGTCGTCATGGAGAAGGAACCCGTTGTTGCGGAACATCAAACAGGGCATAACAGCGGTGTGATTCATTCGGGCATTTATTATCAGCCCGGCAGTTTCAAAGCTCGTTTTGCCCGCCAAGGAAGTAAATCGATGACTGCATTCTGCCAAACACATGGTATAGACCATGATATTTGCGGAAAAGTAATTGTTGCAACCAAACAAGAGGAAATACCGATTCTTGAGAATTTATATAAACGAGGGCTGGAAAATGAATTAGCTATTCATAGAATCGGTCCAGATGAATTAAAGGAAATTGAACCACACGTTAATGGTTTAGGAGCCATACGTGTTCCGATGGCCGGCATCGTCAATTACAGACAAGTTAGTGAAAAGTTCGCTGAAATTATTCGAGAGAGTGGCGGAGAGATTCGTCTAAATACAAAAGTGGAGAAAATGCACGAAGAATCGGATCACGTAATCATTGAAACGAATCGCGGAACATTAAAAGCTGGAATGGTCATTAACTGTGCTGGGCTTCACAGTGATCGTGTAGCACTAGCAGCAGGATATAAAACAGATATGAAGATATTGCCTTTTAGAGGCGAGTATTACAAATTAAAACCTGAAAAGCGCTATCTAGTAAAAAATTTAATTTATCCGGTTCCAAATCCAAAGTTCCCCTTTCTGGGGGTCCATTTTACACGAATGATCAGCGGTGAAATCGATGCGGGACCAAATGCTGTGCTTAGCTTTAAACGGGAAGGGTACAGAAAGACAGATTTTAATGCAAAGGATTTACTAGAATCATTAAGCTTTCCTGGATTATGGAAAATGGCAGGGAAATTTGCGAAGGAGGGGCTTGATGAATATATTCGCTCCTTCAGTAAGAAACAATTTACAAAGAGCCTTCAGGAACTGATTCCGGAGATCCAAGAGGATGATTTAATCCCTGCACCTGCTGGAGTCCGTGCTCAAGCATTAAGGAGCGATGGAAATATGGTGGATGACTTCCATATCATTCAAGGGAAACGAACAATCCATGTATGTAATGCGCCATCTCCTGCTGCAACGGCTTCAATCGAAATCGGAAAAGAAGTTGTGAATAGAATACCAGAACAAACAACCATAAAAGAAGCAATATTCGTTTAA
- a CDS encoding thiamine pyrophosphate-binding protein translates to MNNQTFTAVAEPNLKGYQTEFTVADAIVKELLQAGVEAVFGIVSIHNMPIYDAILRDGNIRTVTARGESGAVNMADAYARATGKLGVVITSTGSGAGNGAGSLSETWNSGTPLLHITGEADSHYIGTDQRYIHEAKDQLKMMEGANKAAYLLKRPKQIIPFMRKAIKEALTVPTGPVTVSIPTNFQARIIPNNQLIDVETVLNPEVKINIPADVVERIALANRPIIWAGNGVIASGASEELQKLVDKIQPAVVTSESGKGSIPENHPLCIGNFAYFPQVEELLKKSDLLISVGVRFRGSETNGWTLPVPENHINIDMNPNAFNRNFDTLYTLNGDAKAVLQEINTILANKEIQPDQAYVEEVKFARQSVRDDLRSQIGPYGEVADIMREQLPENTVLVTDVTIPGYTWGNKLFDIYEPRNYLYMTGGGIGQGLPMAIGAQIGQPDKKVVLIAGDGGFMVNSSEMISAIQEDAPIIVLLFDDGGYGILRYYQEAAYGRRISVDLKNPDFVMLAKSMGFESEKVRSVEEFKAGLANAIASKKPYMVVVDVEAVGVLEYKDSDEYIASFRPKQG, encoded by the coding sequence ATGAATAATCAAACATTCACAGCAGTTGCAGAACCAAATCTTAAAGGTTACCAAACAGAATTCACAGTTGCGGATGCCATCGTAAAAGAGCTCCTGCAAGCTGGAGTAGAGGCAGTATTTGGAATCGTTAGTATCCACAATATGCCAATTTATGATGCAATCCTTAGGGATGGAAACATCCGCACCGTTACGGCCCGTGGTGAAAGCGGCGCGGTCAACATGGCTGATGCCTATGCCCGTGCTACAGGAAAATTGGGCGTTGTCATCACAAGTACTGGTTCTGGTGCAGGGAACGGGGCAGGTTCCTTGTCAGAAACATGGAACTCGGGCACTCCTCTTTTGCACATTACAGGGGAAGCAGATTCTCATTATATTGGAACAGATCAACGTTATATTCACGAGGCAAAAGACCAGTTAAAAATGATGGAGGGTGCGAACAAAGCAGCTTATTTATTGAAGCGTCCAAAGCAAATCATTCCGTTTATGCGTAAAGCAATCAAAGAAGCGCTGACGGTGCCAACAGGTCCGGTAACGGTTTCCATTCCAACCAATTTCCAAGCGCGAATCATTCCTAACAATCAATTAATTGATGTGGAAACGGTTCTAAATCCAGAAGTGAAAATCAACATTCCTGCTGATGTTGTTGAAAGGATTGCCCTTGCAAATAGACCGATCATTTGGGCAGGAAATGGGGTCATTGCGTCAGGTGCATCAGAGGAACTGCAAAAGCTGGTTGATAAAATTCAGCCTGCGGTCGTTACAAGTGAATCCGGAAAAGGGTCTATCCCTGAAAACCACCCGCTTTGCATCGGCAATTTTGCGTATTTCCCTCAAGTGGAGGAACTATTGAAAAAGTCGGATTTACTTATTAGTGTCGGGGTCCGTTTCCGTGGAAGTGAAACGAATGGATGGACACTTCCGGTACCGGAAAATCATATTAATATTGATATGAACCCTAATGCCTTTAATCGTAACTTTGATACATTGTATACACTGAACGGAGATGCCAAGGCCGTTTTACAAGAGATCAACACGATTTTGGCAAATAAGGAAATCCAGCCTGACCAAGCTTATGTAGAAGAAGTGAAGTTTGCCCGTCAATCTGTTCGTGATGACCTGCGCAGCCAAATTGGGCCTTATGGAGAAGTGGCGGATATTATGCGTGAACAACTGCCTGAGAATACAGTTTTGGTGACGGATGTGACGATCCCTGGATACACTTGGGGAAATAAATTGTTCGATATTTATGAACCAAGAAATTACCTGTACATGACAGGCGGAGGAATTGGACAAGGTTTGCCAATGGCGATTGGCGCCCAAATCGGTCAGCCGGATAAGAAAGTCGTTCTAATTGCAGGTGATGGTGGATTCATGGTGAATTCAAGTGAGATGATCTCAGCGATTCAGGAGGATGCACCGATTATCGTCCTATTATTTGATGATGGTGGATATGGAATCTTAAGATACTATCAAGAAGCGGCATATGGCCGACGTATATCGGTAGACTTGAAAAACCCTGATTTCGTCATGCTGGCAAAATCAATGGGCTTCGAATCAGAGAAGGTACGCTCGGTTGAAGAGTTCAAGGCAGGATTAGCGAATGCAATCGCAAGCAAAAAGCCTTATATGGTTGTAGTCGATGTAGAAGCAGTAGGAGTATTGGAATACAAGGATTCGGACGAATATATCGCCTCTTTCCGTCCAAAACAGGGATAG